The Sphingobium sp. JS3065 genomic sequence AGCGCCGACCAGAAAAATTCCCAGCAATCCTCTTCGCAGACCGCCAACGCCTGGGCGAACAACGGCCAGAACATGGCGCAATCCCAAGGGCAGGCGCAGGGGCAGGGCCGCTGGCGCCCGCAGGAAAATAACGCATTCGCCGCTAAAAATTCCGCCGATCCCGCCGTTCTTAACCATGACGAGACGCGCTGGGCGGGCAATGACGCTGCACGTGCGCGCTATGCCTGAGATGAGGGATTTACGGGGGATTTTCCATGAGTGACGATGCGAAGCCGAAGAAGAAAAAGGGCGGGGGCATGAAGATGATCCTGCTCATCGCCATCGCCATGGTGGTCGGCGGCGCAGGTGCGGCGGGCGGCCTCTATGCCGCCGGTTTCTTCAGCCCGAAGAAAGAAGGGCCGAAGGAAGACCCGAACAAGCCCGTGCTCGTCCTGGCGGGCGAAAGCGCGGAGGATGTCGCCAAGGCGCATGGCTATAACGGCGGTGAAGGCGGCAGCCATGAGGGCGGCGGCGGTCATGTCGCGTCCGGCGCCCATGCCCCGGCCAAGGGCATCGACCTGCCGACCCCGGCAAACCCGGCAGCCTATCAGGCGACCTATTTCCAGCTTCAGACCCCCTTCACTTCGAACATGTCCGACACGGATGCGTTCGCGCAGATCTCCATCGCCGTTTCCACCTATTACGACATCCGCGTGGTGGAGGCGATCAAGACCCATGAGATGGCGATTCGCAGCCAGGTGTTGATGATGCTGGCCGAACAGCCGGTGGAAACGCTTTCCACGCCAGAGGGCAAAAAGGCGCTTCAGGCGAAGATCAAGACCATTATTAACGACATTTTGAAGCAAAAGACGCGCTATGGCGGCGTCGATAACGTTTATTTTACCAATTTCGTTATTCAATAGGGCTGCCTGAACGTGCGGGAAGTCCCCCGCCTGGAACGGCAGGGGACTGAAATGACCGACGTTCAAGCCTACGCCTTCGGGCGCGGGGAATCTCAGGCGCCGTTGATGCTGTCGGGGCTGGACCGGCTGGGCGAAAAGCTCGGCCGGCGTTTGCGCGCCTTGATAGAACCGATCGCCGGGGTCCGTCCCCATGTTGCCGCGCAGGATACGCGCGCCCTGGAATTCGGCGTCTGGAACGCCGAGGTGCCCGATTCCTCCAGCATCGGCGTTTATCGCCTGGCGCCGCTGAAGGGCCAGGTGCTGCTGCGGCTGGACGCGGCGATGATCTCTACCCTGGTCGACTGTTTCTATGGCGGCGTCGGCAACCGCGCCTTGCCACCGCGCGGCGAATTCACGCCGACCGAAGACCGGCTGATCGCCCGCATTTCCGACGCCTTCATCGCCCGGCTGGTCGAATGCTGGAGCGACATGCTGGCGCTCGACGCGGGCCTGATCGTCCGGGAAACCGGTGTCGGTTTCGCCGCCGCCGCGCAGCCGGGCGAGCAGATGGTGCTGCAACGCTTCATGCTCAGCATCAGCCGCGACGCCGAATGGCCGATCGACCTGCTCTTCCCGCTTTCCGCGCTGCGCACCATCGAGCCGCTGATGGGCGCCAGAATTCCGATCGACGACGAACGCGCCGACCCGATCTGGCAGGCCCGCATCGCCGCCCGCATGCGCGACATCCGGCTGCCTGCCCGCACGGTGCTGGCGCGGCCCCACCTCTCGCTGGCCGAACTGATGCAGTTGAAGGCCGGGGACGTCATTCCCGTCACCATCAACCGCAGCCTGCCCCTGATCGTGGGCGACCGCATCGTCGCCCATGGATCTATCGGCGAACAGGACGGCCGCGCCGCATTCCAGATCGAAAAACTTTCCGGCAATCAATCTTCATGGGAACCCGAACAATGAGCGACATGAGCGAAGCCCCGCGCCTCGACAGCGTGGGCGAGGACAGTATTTCCCGCATGGTGAACAATCGCCAGTTCCGCCTGCTGGCGGACATTCCCGTCCGCATGTCGGTGGAGGTCGGGTCGACATCCCTGCGCCTGGCCGAGGTTATGGACATGGCCGAAGGCAGCGTGGTGGAACTGGACCGTCAGGCCGACGACCTGCTGGACATCATGGTCAACGGCGCGCTGATCGCCAAGGGGGAGGTGGTGACGGTGAACGGCCGTTACGGCATCCGCATCGTGGAGATCGCGGCGACCGAAACCCGCCTGGCCGGTATCGAACGGCGCGGCTGACGCGAATTACCGCTTGCCTTGTGCGGCATTATCGGCAGACCGCTTGACGGATTAACCATGGATTTGATCCATGAATTTTGGTTGCCGTGATTTCCGGGTCGCCAGATGAGCCCATCTGACTTGAAATCACTCTAGTCGCGAAAGCCCGTCCATGATCTGGTACTTCGTCAAGCTGCTGATATTGTTGCCGCTGGTGGGCGGCATGGCCTTTGGCGCATTGTGGCTGTGGCGCAAATATCAGCCCGGCATGATGGTCGGGCAGAACGACCGCTCGCTGAAACTGCTGGAAGCGCTGCCGATGGGGACTTTCGGCAAGCTCGCCGTGGTGGAGTTCGAGGGGAAAAAGATCCTGCTTTCCGTGACGCGGGGCCGCATCGAGAAGATCGCGGAAGGCGATAGCTATCGTGGGCGCTAGGCGTTTTTCCGCCTTCGCGGGAATGACGAAAGGGGGGGTGGCCGCGCTTCTGCTGTTGGCCCTGTTCATGACGGTTCCCGCCTTCGCCCAGGCCGCGCCTGCCGTCCCTGCCGACAATGGCGGCGCGCTGACCCGCGCCATGGGCCAGATTTCGGGCGATGGCCGTTCGCTGTCGCTGTCCCTGCAAATCCTGATCCTCATGAGCCTGCTGACGGTGCTGCCGTCGCTGATCCTCATGATGACCAGCTTCACCCGCATCATCATCGTCCTGTCGCTGTTGCGCCAGGCGCTGGGATTGCAGCAGACGCCGCCCAACCAGGTGCTGGTCGGCCTGTCGCTGTTCCTTTCCCTCTTCGTGATGCGGCCCGCCATCGACCAGATCAACGCCCAGGCCTTCGACCCCTATGGCAAGGGCCAGATTCCCATCGAGGAAGCGGTCGGCCGTTCCGCCAAGGTGCTGCACGGCTTCATGACCAAGCAGACCCGCGAAACCGACCTCAAGCTGTTCCAGAATCTGGCGGAGGCGCCTGCTTTCCGCACGCCCGCCGACATTCCCTTCTCAATCCTGCTGCCCGCCTTCGTGACGTCGGAATTGAAGACCGCGTTCCAGATCGGCTTCATGATCTTCCTGCCGTTCCTGATCATCGACCTCGTCGTCGCATCCACGCTGATGGCGCTGGGCATGATGATGCTTTCCCCCACCATCATCTCCATGCCGTTCAAGCTGCTGCTGTTCGTGCTGGTGGATGGGTGGGCGCTGACCATGGGGTCGCTGGCGGGATCGTTCGCGACATGATCGGTTCGCATTTCTCTCTCCCGTTCGGGCTGAGCTTGTCGAAGCCCTCAGCCGAGCGAAGCGAGGCCATGCAAAAGGCTTCGACAGGCTCAGCCTGGCCCTTCGATAGGCTCAGGGTGAACGGGTCGGGGAGAGGCTGATCCATGGAAAACGCCGATTTCTTCATGGGGCTGGCGCAGCAGGCGCTGTGGATCACGGCGCTGGCGGCAGCGCCGATCCTGATTCCGGCGCTGGTCGCGGGCGTCCTTATCGGCATGATTCAGGCCGCGACCTCCATCAACGAACAGACGTTGGCCTTCATCCCGAAGATCATCGTCGTCGGCGCGATGCTGGTGCTGTTCGGCGGCTCCATCATGGTGCTGATCGCCGATTTCACGCGCGAGATTTTCGAGCGCATTCCGGACCTGCTCCAATGATCGCGCCGGGCTTCGCCCCAGGTTTCGCCAATGTCGAAGTCCAGCTATGGATCTGGCTGATCGCCATGATCCGCCCCGGCGCGGCCTTCATCGCCGCCCCGGTCTTCGGCGCGCCTGCCGTGCCGCTGCAATTGCGGCTGATCCTCTCGCTCGCGCTGGGCATGGCGGCGCTCAACAGCGTGCATATCGTGCTGCCCGCCGACGGCGTCGCCAGTTTCCAGGGCGTGATGCTGGTCGCGGGCGAAGTGCTGGCCGGGCTTGCCATCGGCTTCGCGGTGCAGATCGGCTATGCCGCCGCGCTGGTCGCGGGGGAGGCGATCGGCAACACCATGGGCCTCAATTTCGCGGCGATGGTCGATCCGTCCTCCGGCCAGGCGACGCAGGCGGTGGGGCAGTTCCTTTCCATCCTCTCCACCTTCCTGCTGCTCGCCATGGACGGGCATCTGATGCTGGTGAGCTTCATCGTGCAAAGCTATCAGGCGCTGCCGCCCGGCGGCGCGATGCTGAGCAACGACGCCATCTGGCACCTGATCGAATTTGGAGGCGCGCTGCTGGGCGCGGGCGTGACCATCGCGCTGCCGGTCGGCTTCGCGCTGGTGCTGGTGCAGATCGTCATGGGCATGCTGTCGCGCACCGCCCCCGCGCTCAACCTGTTCGCGGTCGGCATGCCGGTGGCGCTGATGGCGGGCCTGATCCTGCTGGCCGTCACCGCGCCGATCATGGGGGAGGGGATCACCGCCGCGCTCAAGGCCGGGCTGGACCAGGCCCAAACTATCGCGGAAGGGCGCTGATCCATGGCGGAGAGCAATGGCGGCGGCGAAAAGACCGAAAAGCCCACAGCCAAGAAGCTGAAGGACGCCGCGGAAAAAGGCGACATCCTTCAATCCCGCGACCTTGCCACCGCATTGGTGGTGATGGCGGGCATCGGCTGGATCGCCGTCACCGGCCCCTCCGTCGTCCGATCCCTGTCGGATATGCTGACAGAGGCGCTGCGCTTCCGGCGGGAGGATATCGTCAATTTCGCGCCCGCCGACCGGGGTTTCGCGCTGCTGTCCGGCATCGCCCTGCCGGTGGCGGGCATCATGCTGGCGACGCTGCTGGCGGCCATCGCCGGACCGGCGCTGCTGGGATCGCTCGGCTTCCGCCCCGGCGCCTTCGCGCCCAAGGCGTCGAAGCTCAATCCCGCGGCCGGGCTGAAACGCATGTTCGGGCTTCAGGGCCTGATCGAGTTGGTGAAGTCCATCGCCAAGGTGTCGCTGCTCGGCGCCATCGGTGTCTGGATGATCTGGGACCGGATGACGGAGATCGTCGGCCTCGGCAAGTCGGGTCTGGCCCCCGCCATGGCGGACCTGGGCAATATGTTCATCATGACCTGCCTGGTGATGGCGGGCGGGCTGTTCCTGATCGCGGGCATCGACGTGCCCGCGCAACTCATGCAGCGTTCGAAACGCCTGTCGATGAGCAAGCAGGAAATCAAGGACGAGCATAAGGAAAGCGAAGGCTCGCCCGAACTCAAAGGCCATATCCGCCGCAAGCAATATGAGGTGCTGAGCGGTTCGACCCGCAAGGCGGTGGCCGAGGCCAGCGTGATCATCACCAATCCGACCCATTTCGCGGTCGCGCTGCGCTACAAGCCGGGGCAGGACGCCGCGCCGGTCGTGGTGGCGCGGGGCTGCGACGCGGTGGCTGCCGCGATCCGCGACCTGGCCGATCAGAATGGCGTGACGGTGCTGCAATATCCGGACCTGGCCCGCGCCATCTACTTCACCTCGCGCGCGGGGCAGATCGTCAATGAAGGACTCTACATGGCGGTCGCCACGGTCCTGGCCTTCGTCTTCCGGGTGGAAAACCGCATGGCGAGCGAGATGGACCGCCCCTTCATCACCGTGCCGGACGATCTGCGCTTTGACGCGGATGGCAAGAAAAGCGATTGATTTCAGCTAGTTGGTTTTCGGCGGAAATAATTTCCGATATTTAACTAAAGCTTAGTGCTTCTTGTCCGTATAATATTCATGGGGACGCATTAATATGGTGCGTCATGAACGACTATTTTTCGCGGAACCAAGTATCGCCGGTTGAACGCAGCGCGACCCGCGCGCCTTCCGCCGTTTCCGCTGTTCAGCCTATTTCCTCCTCCGCGACGGTTCGCCAGGGCGGGGGATCGTCGGCGCAGACCGCTCCGGACGATCAGGCGCCTTCGGAAGGCCGCACCGCCAGCAGCGCCGAATATGCCAGGGTGCATGCCCGCATAGCCGACATATTGGCCGAACTGAGCACCCAGGGCACGACCCGGACGGTCGACGGAGCGGCGGAGGAAATCCAGTCCATGCTGCCCGCGCCGCAAGTGCTGGTGCCGCTGCCCCCCGCTTCGAAGGAGGCCGTGGAAAGCTCCATCCGCATCGCCAGGCGCATTGCGGAGCGGGCCGCTATCGCCCATGTCGCACAGGCCAATATCCGGCATGGAGCGGCCGATCAGATCGTGACCATCGGCGCCTGAACCGCCCCGATGCCTGAAGCGATCAGGGGAATGCGCGGCCTGTCGCTGCGCTGAGGCATTCCGCCTTTTCCGCTTTTTCCCTTCCCGCGAAAATCATTCCTAAAGGTCTTGGGCCTAGGGCCGTTCTCTCTTCTGAAAGGACGGCCCATGACTTCGGTGAGCAGCAGCATCTTGACGGCGCTTGGCGCGGGATCGGGCATCGACACCTCGTCGCTCGTCTCCAGCCTGGTCAGCGCGGCCAAGGAGCCGAAGCAGACGGCGATCACCAGCCGCCAGACGCTGAACAGCGCGCGCGTCTCCGCCCTGGCCTCCGCCTCCAGCTCGCTCGACAGCTTTGCCGATGCGTTGAACAGCCTGCTCGCGGGCACCGGCTATTCCGGCACGCCCGCTTCCAACGACGCCAGCATCGCATCCGTCAGCGCGCTGCCCGGCGGCACGCCGACCGGCCTTCCGGCGCAGATCGTCGTGAACCAGCTTGCTTCGGCGCGGACGCTGGCCTCCACCCCGGTTTCGGGCGCGACCGCCGCTACGGCGGTAGGCGAGGGCCAGTTGACCCTGACGGTCGGCGGGCAAAGCGCCACCATCACCATCGATTCGACCAGCAACAGCTATACCGGCCTGGCCGCGGCCATCAACAATGCCGGGTTGGGCGTCACCGCCTCCGTCATCACTGACACGCAGGGCACGCGGCTGGTGATGAAGGGACCGACCGGCGCGGCCAATGATTTTTCGCTGACCAGCATATCGGGCGTCGATCTCGCCAAATTCGCGTGGAGCGGCACAGACAGCGCCACCATGGCGTCCGCCGGTCAGCCCAAGGATGCGATCATCCTGCTGGACGGGGTGGAGCAGCATTATGCCGGCAACACCATCGACGGCGCGATCCCCTATCTGCGCATCGACCTGAACAAGGCCGCGCCGGGCACCAGCGTCACGCTCGCCACGACCGAGCCGACCACGTCGATGCGCGACCTGATGGTCGAGTTCGTCGACGCCTATAACACGCTGATGAAGGCGCTGAACACGGCGACCTCGACCGGCACGGACTCCTCCAATGCGGGCGTGCTGAACGGCGAATCCTCGATCCGCGACATGAAGCGGCAATTGTCGCAGATGATGTCGACGCCGCTTACCGCGACCGGAACCTACAAGACGCTGAACGACCTGGGCATCAGCACCAATCGCGACGGTACGATCGCGCTGGACACGAAGGTTCTGGACAAGGCGATCGCGGCCGACCCGGCGGCGATCACGCAGATGCTGAACCCATCGGTCAAGACCGCCGCCAATATCGGCCTTGCCGGGCTGATGGACGGGGTTCGCGACAATATCCAGAAGGACGGCGGCCCGCTCGCCACCTCGCAGGGCAAGTATAAGGCGCTGGCCGACGATCTGGGCAGGCAGCTTGAGAAGCTCGACACCCAGATGACGGATTATCAGGCGCAACTCACCAAGGTCTATTCGGCCATGGAAACCCGGCTGTCCGCCCTCAAGGCGACGCAGAGCTATCTGGAACAGCAGGTGGCGCTGTGGACCAAAAGCAACGATTGATGAAAAAGGGTCAGGAAGATCATGTACTATAATCATGGCGGTTTCGGTGGCGCGGCAGCACGGCGCTATGCGGCGGTCCACACCGGCAGCCGGATCGAGGGTGCGACACCCCATGCGCTGGTTCGGGTGCTGTTCGACGAACTGCTGCTGGCGCTGGACGCGACGGCGCTGGCCGAACGCAATGGCGACCGGCTCAAAGTGTCGGACAAGCAGGCACGCGCCATGTCGATCCTGTTCGCGCTGGAATCGAGCCTG encodes the following:
- the fliN gene encoding flagellar motor switch protein FliN; its protein translation is MSDMSEAPRLDSVGEDSISRMVNNRQFRLLADIPVRMSVEVGSTSLRLAEVMDMAEGSVVELDRQADDLLDIMVNGALIAKGEVVTVNGRYGIRIVEIAATETRLAGIERRG
- the fliS gene encoding flagellar export chaperone FliS, which gives rise to MYYNHGGFGGAAARRYAAVHTGSRIEGATPHALVRVLFDELLLALDATALAERNGDRLKVSDKQARAMSILFALESSLDFDKGGDIATGLAQIYREARRLLLTGAKEHDAAPVDQARVMIGEIAEAWNQIA
- the fliQ gene encoding flagellar biosynthesis protein FliQ translates to MENADFFMGLAQQALWITALAAAPILIPALVAGVLIGMIQAATSINEQTLAFIPKIIVVGAMLVLFGGSIMVLIADFTREIFERIPDLLQ
- the fliR gene encoding flagellar biosynthetic protein FliR, whose product is MIAPGFAPGFANVEVQLWIWLIAMIRPGAAFIAAPVFGAPAVPLQLRLILSLALGMAALNSVHIVLPADGVASFQGVMLVAGEVLAGLAIGFAVQIGYAAALVAGEAIGNTMGLNFAAMVDPSSGQATQAVGQFLSILSTFLLLAMDGHLMLVSFIVQSYQALPPGGAMLSNDAIWHLIEFGGALLGAGVTIALPVGFALVLVQIVMGMLSRTAPALNLFAVGMPVALMAGLILLAVTAPIMGEGITAALKAGLDQAQTIAEGR
- the fliD gene encoding flagellar filament capping protein FliD — protein: MTSVSSSILTALGAGSGIDTSSLVSSLVSAAKEPKQTAITSRQTLNSARVSALASASSSLDSFADALNSLLAGTGYSGTPASNDASIASVSALPGGTPTGLPAQIVVNQLASARTLASTPVSGATAATAVGEGQLTLTVGGQSATITIDSTSNSYTGLAAAINNAGLGVTASVITDTQGTRLVMKGPTGAANDFSLTSISGVDLAKFAWSGTDSATMASAGQPKDAIILLDGVEQHYAGNTIDGAIPYLRIDLNKAAPGTSVTLATTEPTTSMRDLMVEFVDAYNTLMKALNTATSTGTDSSNAGVLNGESSIRDMKRQLSQMMSTPLTATGTYKTLNDLGISTNRDGTIALDTKVLDKAIAADPAAITQMLNPSVKTAANIGLAGLMDGVRDNIQKDGGPLATSQGKYKALADDLGRQLEKLDTQMTDYQAQLTKVYSAMETRLSALKATQSYLEQQVALWTKSND
- a CDS encoding flagellar motor switch protein FliM, with product MTDVQAYAFGRGESQAPLMLSGLDRLGEKLGRRLRALIEPIAGVRPHVAAQDTRALEFGVWNAEVPDSSSIGVYRLAPLKGQVLLRLDAAMISTLVDCFYGGVGNRALPPRGEFTPTEDRLIARISDAFIARLVECWSDMLALDAGLIVRETGVGFAAAAQPGEQMVLQRFMLSISRDAEWPIDLLFPLSALRTIEPLMGARIPIDDERADPIWQARIAARMRDIRLPARTVLARPHLSLAELMQLKAGDVIPVTINRSLPLIVGDRIVAHGSIGEQDGRAAFQIEKLSGNQSSWEPEQ
- the flhB gene encoding flagellar type III secretion system protein FlhB, which produces MAESNGGGEKTEKPTAKKLKDAAEKGDILQSRDLATALVVMAGIGWIAVTGPSVVRSLSDMLTEALRFRREDIVNFAPADRGFALLSGIALPVAGIMLATLLAAIAGPALLGSLGFRPGAFAPKASKLNPAAGLKRMFGLQGLIELVKSIAKVSLLGAIGVWMIWDRMTEIVGLGKSGLAPAMADLGNMFIMTCLVMAGGLFLIAGIDVPAQLMQRSKRLSMSKQEIKDEHKESEGSPELKGHIRRKQYEVLSGSTRKAVAEASVIITNPTHFAVALRYKPGQDAAPVVVARGCDAVAAAIRDLADQNGVTVLQYPDLARAIYFTSRAGQIVNEGLYMAVATVLAFVFRVENRMASEMDRPFITVPDDLRFDADGKKSD
- a CDS encoding flagellar basal body-associated FliL family protein, which codes for MSDDAKPKKKKGGGMKMILLIAIAMVVGGAGAAGGLYAAGFFSPKKEGPKEDPNKPVLVLAGESAEDVAKAHGYNGGEGGSHEGGGGHVASGAHAPAKGIDLPTPANPAAYQATYFQLQTPFTSNMSDTDAFAQISIAVSTYYDIRVVEAIKTHEMAIRSQVLMMLAEQPVETLSTPEGKKALQAKIKTIINDILKQKTRYGGVDNVYFTNFVIQ
- the fliP gene encoding flagellar type III secretion system pore protein FliP (The bacterial flagellar biogenesis protein FliP forms a type III secretion system (T3SS)-type pore required for flagellar assembly.) — its product is MTKGGVAALLLLALFMTVPAFAQAAPAVPADNGGALTRAMGQISGDGRSLSLSLQILILMSLLTVLPSLILMMTSFTRIIIVLSLLRQALGLQQTPPNQVLVGLSLFLSLFVMRPAIDQINAQAFDPYGKGQIPIEEAVGRSAKVLHGFMTKQTRETDLKLFQNLAEAPAFRTPADIPFSILLPAFVTSELKTAFQIGFMIFLPFLIIDLVVASTLMALGMMMLSPTIISMPFKLLLFVLVDGWALTMGSLAGSFAT
- a CDS encoding FliO/MopB family protein, translating into MIWYFVKLLILLPLVGGMAFGALWLWRKYQPGMMVGQNDRSLKLLEALPMGTFGKLAVVEFEGKKILLSVTRGRIEKIAEGDSYRGR